In Flavobacterium endoglycinae, one DNA window encodes the following:
- a CDS encoding molybdenum cofactor guanylyltransferase: METLSVFILCGGKSTRMQSEKGLVLFQDKPFIEHIIQAILPITNNIKLITASKEYDYLEYEKIPDLILDKGPLGGIYTALSHSETEFNLILSCDIPLISTELLQELISKHTKEAGITVFASESKTHPLIGIYSKEILPIVKEAIENNELRLMDLLAKLPHQIINIEESENSPLTNINSTDELNDLNIN, translated from the coding sequence ATGGAAACATTATCAGTATTTATTCTTTGCGGAGGAAAAAGCACCAGAATGCAATCAGAAAAAGGATTGGTTTTGTTTCAAGATAAGCCGTTTATTGAACATATCATTCAGGCGATTCTGCCTATTACAAATAATATAAAACTAATTACGGCATCAAAAGAATATGATTATTTGGAATATGAAAAAATCCCAGATTTAATTTTAGACAAAGGTCCGTTAGGCGGAATTTACACCGCACTATCGCATTCTGAAACCGAATTCAATTTGATTTTAAGCTGTGATATTCCGTTAATTTCAACCGAATTATTGCAGGAATTAATTTCAAAACATACAAAAGAAGCAGGAATTACAGTTTTTGCTTCTGAAAGTAAAACACATCCTTTAATCGGAATTTATTCGAAAGAAATTTTACCAATTGTAAAAGAAGCAATCGAAAACAATGAATTGAGATTAATGGATTTATTAGCGAAATTACCGCACCAGATTATTAATATAGAAGAAAGTGAGAACTCTCCTTTAACCAATATTAATTCGACCGACGAATTAAATGACCTGAATATCAATTAA
- the cobA gene encoding uroporphyrinogen-III C-methyltransferase, translating to MRNLKTPKLTIVGAGPGDVELITLKAIKALESADVVLYDALVNEELLEYASNAEIIFVGKRLGCHAYTQDQINELIVSMANRYGHVVRLKGGDSFIFGRGSEEIDYAVKFGLETAVVPGISSALGVPASSGISLTQRKVADSFWVITGTTSNHELSNDVHLASKSAATVVILMGMHKLDEIISIYKENRTDDLPIAIIQNGTKNSEQKVIGTINTITKLVSEKNISSPAIIVIGEVVKNTSKLTEYFQEHFDDEFIFQNLNLEE from the coding sequence ATGCGAAATTTAAAAACACCGAAATTAACGATTGTTGGCGCAGGTCCAGGCGATGTTGAATTGATTACGCTCAAAGCAATTAAAGCGTTAGAAAGTGCCGATGTCGTTTTGTATGATGCTCTGGTAAACGAAGAACTGCTGGAATATGCCTCAAATGCAGAAATTATTTTTGTGGGAAAACGTTTGGGTTGTCATGCTTACACACAAGATCAGATCAATGAATTGATTGTTTCGATGGCAAATCGTTACGGACATGTGGTTCGTTTAAAAGGAGGTGATTCGTTTATTTTTGGAAGAGGAAGCGAAGAAATCGATTATGCAGTAAAATTTGGTTTAGAAACAGCTGTGGTTCCAGGAATTTCTTCGGCTTTAGGTGTTCCAGCTTCTTCAGGGATTAGTCTGACGCAGCGAAAAGTTGCCGATAGTTTTTGGGTAATCACGGGAACCACTTCTAATCACGAGTTATCAAACGACGTTCATTTGGCTTCAAAATCAGCTGCGACGGTTGTGATTTTGATGGGAATGCATAAATTGGATGAAATCATTTCGATTTATAAAGAGAACAGAACGGATGATCTTCCAATTGCCATTATCCAAAATGGAACGAAAAATTCTGAGCAAAAAGTAATCGGAACTATCAACACAATTACTAAATTGGTATCCGAAAAAAATATTTCATCACCAGCGATTATTGTGATCGGTGAAGTAGTGAAAAATACATCAAAACTAACTGAATATTTTCAAGAGCATTTTGATGATGAATTTATTTTTCAAAATTTAAATTTAGAAGAATGA
- a CDS encoding MoaD/ThiS family protein — translation MIEVKYFGAVAEKTKCEFEKLSFSEEMSLQKLLRDLNEKYEFESLTFSVAVNQKIVSKSADYTLQTSDIVALLPPFAGG, via the coding sequence ATGATCGAGGTAAAATATTTTGGAGCTGTTGCCGAAAAGACAAAATGTGAATTCGAAAAGTTATCTTTTTCAGAAGAAATGTCACTGCAAAAATTATTGCGTGATTTAAATGAAAAATACGAATTCGAATCGCTGACTTTCAGTGTTGCAGTAAATCAAAAAATAGTTTCAAAATCGGCAGATTATACTTTACAGACTAGTGATATTGTGGCTTTGTTGCCGCCGTTTGCTGGAGGATAA
- the moeB gene encoding HesA/MoeB/ThiF family protein, with protein sequence MKESTRYNRQTILPEIGAEGQQKLSKSKVLVIGAGGLGAAILPYLAGAGLGKIGIVDDDVIDVSNLHRQVIYKTSAVGKSKAEEAKWMISELNPEIKVNAFSEKLSGKNAIALFEKYDIIVDATDNIFIKYLINDACIVTQKPMVYGSIFRFQGQVSVFNYQNGPTYRCLYPDENSNALNCEDAGVIGVSVGIIGMFQANEVIKIILGIGEVLSGKILVYNVLKNEQHTYNFEKNSILEMTKEDFDQKYNSDENQIEEIKFELLLDEIENDAVLFLDVRNEDELPRLELKNSIQIPLLNLEAEIKNLNKNQVIYVFCQSGVRSKVAAELLQKNHFKNVKSIIGGALAMRNLLEEKKDSHEFTNFIF encoded by the coding sequence ATGAAAGAATCAACACGATATAACCGACAAACCATTCTTCCTGAAATAGGAGCAGAAGGCCAGCAAAAATTATCAAAATCTAAAGTTTTGGTAATTGGAGCGGGAGGTTTGGGCGCTGCAATTTTGCCTTATTTGGCAGGGGCAGGACTTGGTAAAATCGGAATTGTAGATGATGATGTTATTGACGTTTCGAATCTGCATCGTCAAGTAATTTACAAAACTTCGGCAGTTGGAAAATCGAAAGCAGAAGAAGCCAAATGGATGATTTCAGAATTAAATCCGGAAATAAAAGTCAACGCTTTTTCTGAAAAATTATCAGGGAAAAATGCTATTGCATTATTTGAAAAATACGATATTATTGTTGATGCAACAGACAATATTTTTATCAAATATTTAATTAATGATGCTTGTATCGTAACCCAAAAGCCAATGGTTTATGGATCTATTTTTCGATTTCAGGGACAAGTTTCAGTATTTAATTATCAAAACGGACCCACATATAGATGTTTATATCCAGATGAAAATTCGAATGCTTTAAATTGTGAAGATGCAGGAGTAATTGGCGTTTCAGTTGGTATTATTGGAATGTTTCAGGCCAATGAAGTCATTAAAATAATTCTCGGAATTGGAGAAGTGTTAAGTGGGAAAATATTAGTTTATAATGTTCTCAAGAATGAACAGCATACATATAATTTCGAAAAGAATTCAATTTTAGAAATGACGAAAGAAGATTTTGATCAAAAATACAATTCAGATGAAAATCAAATAGAAGAAATAAAATTTGAATTGCTTTTGGATGAAATAGAAAATGATGCCGTTTTGTTTTTAGATGTTCGTAATGAAGACGAATTGCCAAGATTAGAATTGAAAAATAGCATTCAGATTCCGCTTTTAAATTTAGAAGCCGAAATTAAAAATCTAAATAAAAATCAAGTTATTTACGTTTTCTGCCAATCTGGAGTCAGAAGTAAGGTGGCAGCTGAATTGCTTCAGAAAAATCATTTTAAAAATGTAAAAAGCATTATTGGCGGAGCTTTAGCAATGCGAAATTTATTAGAAGAAAAAAAGGATAGCCACGAATTCACGAATTTTATTTTTTAA
- a CDS encoding molybdenum cofactor biosynthesis protein MoaE — MSKNVFVEGPISPEFIAESIAKHQSKHTIGAHNIFLGQVRADVIHDNTVVAIDYSAYKDMANEALYTIREKAFAKFDLTCMHIYHSLGVVKAGEICLFVFVSATRRKQVYEATEAIVNWIKTDVPIFGKEMFENDTFTWKQNT; from the coding sequence ATGAGTAAAAATGTATTTGTAGAAGGACCGATTTCTCCAGAATTTATTGCAGAATCGATCGCGAAACACCAATCCAAACATACAATTGGGGCGCATAATATTTTCCTGGGGCAAGTTCGCGCCGATGTTATTCACGACAATACAGTGGTAGCAATTGATTATTCGGCGTATAAAGACATGGCGAATGAAGCTTTATACACGATTCGTGAAAAAGCTTTCGCTAAATTCGATCTAACCTGCATGCACATTTACCACAGTTTAGGCGTTGTAAAAGCAGGCGAAATCTGTTTGTTCGTTTTTGTTTCGGCAACACGCCGCAAACAGGTTTATGAAGCTACGGAAGCGATAGTAAATTGGATAAAAACCGATGTGCCGATTTTTGGTAAAGAAATGTTTGAAAATGATACCTTCACTTGGAAACAAAATACCTAA
- the moaCB gene encoding bifunctional molybdenum cofactor biosynthesis protein MoaC/MoaB encodes MVDITHKISTLRVATATAVVKVSKQETIDAVVNNLVPKGNVFEMAKTAGLFAVKNTHLSIPDCHPLPIEFTSVEYNIEGLDIHIIFKVKTVYKTGVEVEAMHGASIVALTMYDMLKPIDKEIEISTIKLINKEGGKSSFKNKFPNAIKAAVFVCSDSIFAGDKEDRSGKVIVEKLESHGVETSHYEIIPDELDIIQEKTKAFAEENQLVIFTGGTGLSPRDVTPEALAPLLESRIPGIEEAIRSYGQERMPYAMLSRSVAGTLGKTLVLALPGSTNGVRESMDAIFPHVLHVFHILKGKNHDSL; translated from the coding sequence ATGGTAGATATTACGCATAAAATAAGTACTTTAAGAGTTGCAACCGCAACCGCAGTTGTCAAAGTCAGCAAACAAGAAACAATTGATGCAGTTGTGAACAATTTAGTGCCAAAAGGAAACGTATTCGAAATGGCAAAAACGGCCGGATTATTTGCGGTAAAAAACACGCATTTATCTATTCCAGATTGTCATCCGCTTCCAATTGAATTTACTTCTGTAGAATATAATATCGAGGGTTTAGACATTCATATTATCTTTAAAGTAAAAACCGTTTACAAAACCGGAGTTGAGGTTGAAGCCATGCACGGCGCATCGATTGTAGCACTCACAATGTACGATATGCTGAAACCGATTGATAAAGAAATCGAAATTTCAACCATCAAATTAATCAATAAAGAAGGCGGAAAATCGTCTTTCAAAAATAAATTTCCGAATGCAATAAAAGCCGCAGTTTTCGTTTGTTCCGATTCGATTTTTGCTGGCGATAAAGAAGACCGATCTGGAAAAGTAATTGTAGAAAAATTAGAATCACACGGAGTCGAAACTTCTCATTACGAAATCATTCCAGACGAATTGGATATTATTCAGGAAAAAACAAAAGCTTTCGCTGAAGAAAATCAGCTGGTAATTTTTACAGGCGGAACAGGATTATCTCCAAGAGATGTAACTCCAGAAGCTTTAGCACCATTATTAGAAAGCAGAATTCCAGGAATCGAAGAAGCCATTCGCAGTTACGGACAAGAAAGAATGCCGTATGCAATGCTTTCTAGAAGCGTTGCGGGAACTTTAGGAAAAACATTGGTTTTGGCTCTGCCAGGTTCAACAAATGGAGTGAGAGAATCGATGGATGCCATTTTTCCGCATGTATTGCATGTTTTTCATATTTTAAAAGGAAAAAACCATGACAGCCTATAA
- the moaA gene encoding GTP 3',8-cyclase MoaA, with protein MTAYNTILTDSFGRRHNYLRISLLEKCNLRCTYCMPADGIALSPKASLMTTEEIFAIAETFVKNGVDKIRLTGGEPLLRKDFPEIISKLSTLDISLSITTNGILIDRHIDVLKQFNVKKINLSLDTLVASKFQSITLRNQFETVINNLHLLLNNDFQVKVNVVLMKGFNDNEIADFVKLTQFLPISVRFIEFMPFAGNEWDRSKMVSQQEILSLVEDNFSSDDIQKLEDEKNFTSRNYKIKDFQGDFGIISSITNPFCDSCNRIRLTADGKIKNCLFSNSETDLLTAFRNGESINDLISESIQNKKKVRAGMSTVNEINDPALHSDNRSMIAIGG; from the coding sequence ATGACAGCCTATAACACTATTTTAACGGATAGTTTCGGGCGCAGACATAATTATCTGCGTATTTCGCTGCTCGAAAAATGCAATCTGCGTTGTACGTATTGCATGCCGGCTGACGGAATTGCACTTTCTCCAAAAGCAAGTCTTATGACCACTGAGGAGATTTTTGCAATTGCTGAAACTTTCGTGAAAAATGGTGTTGACAAAATAAGATTAACAGGCGGTGAGCCTTTACTTCGAAAAGATTTTCCAGAAATTATTTCAAAATTATCGACTTTAGATATTTCACTTTCTATTACCACAAACGGAATCTTAATCGACCGACATATAGATGTTTTGAAGCAATTTAATGTCAAAAAAATCAATTTGAGTTTAGATACGTTGGTTGCTTCAAAATTTCAGTCTATAACGCTTAGAAATCAGTTTGAAACAGTAATTAATAATCTGCATTTACTTTTGAATAATGATTTTCAGGTAAAAGTAAATGTTGTTTTGATGAAAGGTTTTAACGATAATGAAATTGCCGATTTTGTAAAACTGACTCAGTTTCTGCCGATTTCTGTTCGCTTTATTGAATTTATGCCGTTTGCTGGAAACGAGTGGGATAGGAGCAAAATGGTTTCACAGCAAGAGATTTTATCTTTAGTTGAAGACAATTTTTCATCAGATGATATTCAAAAACTAGAAGACGAAAAAAACTTTACCTCAAGAAACTATAAAATAAAAGATTTCCAAGGCGATTTCGGAATCATCAGTTCGATTACCAATCCGTTTTGTGACAGCTGTAACCGTATCCGCTTGACGGCGGACGGGAAAATAAAAAACTGCCTTTTCTCAAATTCTGAAACTGATTTGTTGACTGCTTTTAGAAATGGAGAATCCATCAACGATTTGATTTCAGAATCTATTCAAAATAAAAAGAAAGTTAGAGCAGGAATGTCGACTGTTAATGAAATAAACGATCCTGCGCTGCATTCAGACAATCGAAGTATGATTGCGATTGGCGGCTAG
- a CDS encoding rubredoxin — protein MELTRLIVKGGVISPGELREIVNMAMDQGLDSISFGSRQDIIFPKGFKDFDKEDFGKFHFVYPDQKSGNNIVSSYVSTDIFRNTNWLTGNRFLYILEEFKEQPKLKVNITDPKQQLVPLFTGHLNFIASELEDYWYLYIRLPKWEKMEVYPVLLYTWDLAKIYYEIEKISEEGSVDIEMLFTLISEALDTNNRTIDKPLNIPFYPFPYYEGMNRMGIDQYWLGLYWRNNLYDLDFLKEMCDLCFECKIGKICITPWKSFIIKGIPKDRKLEWEKFLGKRGINVRHSLLELNWHLPVAMEWALNLKTFLVRTLDQFDISTYGLNFGISEYNRDGHYFTSIVIEKNELPAALESIKIRDTYNVLFAKNFDPNTREYIVHSQDIDKLELPTILIELSRKYFEELGNSTSETTENPQKKEKPPVNIYQCQECLTLYNSEYGDETQGISKGVLFKNLPEDYCCSLCEAPKSNFKILELAKN, from the coding sequence ATGGAACTAACAAGATTAATAGTAAAAGGAGGCGTAATATCGCCGGGAGAACTTCGAGAAATTGTAAATATGGCAATGGATCAGGGCTTGGATTCGATTTCATTTGGATCGAGGCAGGATATTATTTTTCCAAAAGGTTTTAAGGATTTTGATAAAGAAGATTTTGGTAAATTCCATTTTGTTTATCCCGATCAAAAAAGCGGTAATAACATCGTTTCTTCCTATGTTTCAACAGATATTTTCAGAAATACGAACTGGCTTACCGGAAATCGTTTTTTATATATTTTAGAAGAATTTAAAGAACAGCCAAAACTCAAAGTCAATATAACCGACCCGAAACAGCAATTGGTTCCTTTGTTTACAGGACATTTAAATTTTATTGCTTCTGAATTGGAGGATTATTGGTATTTGTATATTCGTCTTCCGAAATGGGAAAAAATGGAGGTTTATCCTGTTTTACTTTACACTTGGGATTTGGCAAAGATTTATTACGAAATCGAAAAGATATCCGAAGAAGGATCTGTTGATATCGAAATGCTTTTTACTTTGATCAGCGAAGCTTTGGACACCAATAACAGAACAATCGATAAACCATTAAATATTCCGTTTTACCCATTTCCGTATTACGAAGGAATGAACAGAATGGGAATCGATCAATATTGGCTGGGATTGTATTGGCGAAATAATCTTTACGATTTGGATTTCCTGAAAGAAATGTGCGATTTGTGTTTTGAATGCAAAATCGGGAAAATCTGTATTACGCCCTGGAAATCTTTCATCATAAAAGGAATTCCAAAAGACAGAAAACTGGAATGGGAAAAATTCCTAGGCAAACGCGGTATCAACGTTCGCCATTCTTTATTAGAATTAAACTGGCATTTACCAGTCGCAATGGAATGGGCTTTAAATCTAAAAACTTTCCTAGTTCGAACATTAGATCAATTCGACATCAGTACCTACGGATTAAATTTCGGAATTTCAGAATACAACCGCGACGGACATTATTTCACTTCGATTGTTATCGAAAAAAATGAACTTCCTGCCGCTTTAGAATCCATCAAAATCCGAGATACTTATAATGTTTTGTTTGCAAAGAATTTCGACCCAAATACACGCGAATACATTGTGCATTCACAAGATATCGACAAGCTGGAACTTCCAACGATTTTAATCGAATTAAGCCGAAAGTATTTTGAAGAACTCGGAAATTCGACTTCTGAAACCACTGAAAATCCGCAGAAAAAAGAAAAACCACCAGTAAACATTTACCAATGTCAAGAATGTTTAACGCTTTATAATTCTGAATACGGAGACGAAACGCAGGGAATTTCAAAAGGAGTTTTATTTAAAAATTTACCTGAAGATTATTGCTGTTCATTATGCGAAGCTCCAAAAAGTAATTTCAAAATTTTAGAATTGGCAAAAAACTGA
- a CDS encoding nitrate reductase, translated as MQSTKIKTTCSYCGVGCGIIVTNDAKNGVMVEGDKDHPVNKGMLCSKGMNLHYVVNDTSDRILYPEMRGSKNYPLERVSWDTALDRAAAVFSSIIKKHGPDSVGFYISGQCLTEEYYLVNKLVKGFLKTNNIDTNSRLCMSSAVVGYKKTFGEDSVPIAYDDIELADTFLVTGANPAWCHPILFRRLEKHKEKNPKTKIICIDPRRTDTAVFSDLHLQIIPGSDIILYHAIAKRIIEKGYVDHDFVKNHAENFKQYKDLVLGTSLEKASKLCGISVPDIKLAADIIGKAKGFISLWAMGLNQSAVGVDKNTALLNLSLLTGQVGKPGSGPFSLTGQPNAMGGREVGGMATLLAAHKDIANPTHRKEVADFWGVNEISDKPGLTATEMFEALESGKMKAVWIICTNPLVSLPDSRRAEKALQNAKFVVVQDISHNADTAKFADLLLPAAGWLEKEGTMTNSERRISYLPKGINPPGEALPDIEILIRFAKKMNFNGFNFNSAEEVYKEHCALTKNTNIDISFLNYNRLKSEGTFQWPVPEYNHPGTPRLFTDKKFYTPSGKAIFNLPVSIENTSVQPNAEFPFILTTGRIRDQWHTMTKTGKVSRLLTHIPSPVLEINPIDAFKNDIKNGDIVTVSSKNGEVRVKAKVTDSIKEKVVFLPMHWGKQLENDLNRTNNLTNTVVDPISKEPDFKFTTVSIKKYVKPFQKIAIVGAGAASFRFIQNYREFNSTDEIIVFSNEINPFYNRVLLPEYMTGEFTWEQLLKVKDGETFNKLKITMKAGVSIDKIDTKLKTITDSEGNTHRFDSLIMATGSRPFVPENAQLHLPGRFTVRRKEDADRLKKHLDSTNLPPEEQHVVIIGGGLLGLELAAALKHKKVKTTIIQRASRLMERQLDRISSKLLAEEVQIRDIQIYFDNEVSTVFETDNPNEIEIALKSGKIITANAIVYTIGTIPNIEIARESGLACGRGVKVNQYLQTSNPDIFAIGEIAEFENKLFGITSAAEEQANILANFLAGDISSYYKGSILMNILKLEDINLCSIGDLTIPENDDSYEEIVFTDLKKHYYKKCIVKDDLLVGAILMGDKNEFAEFKTMIESKIELSDKRNTLLRGSSNAKPVLGKLVCSCSQVGAGNIEETIKSGVNDFTELCKNTGAGLGCGSCKTEVKEILAKCK; from the coding sequence ATGCAAAGTACGAAGATCAAAACTACCTGTTCCTACTGCGGTGTTGGCTGTGGTATAATCGTAACTAACGATGCCAAAAATGGTGTAATGGTTGAAGGCGACAAAGATCATCCTGTTAACAAAGGAATGCTTTGTTCCAAGGGAATGAATTTGCATTACGTAGTTAATGATACTTCCGATAGAATTTTATATCCAGAAATGCGCGGAAGCAAAAATTATCCGTTGGAACGCGTTAGCTGGGATACCGCTTTAGATCGTGCTGCTGCAGTTTTTTCTTCTATAATAAAAAAACACGGACCTGATAGTGTTGGTTTTTATATTTCAGGACAATGTTTAACCGAAGAATATTACTTAGTCAACAAACTCGTTAAAGGCTTTTTGAAAACCAATAATATAGATACTAATTCCAGACTTTGCATGAGTTCTGCGGTTGTGGGTTATAAAAAAACTTTCGGAGAAGATTCTGTACCAATTGCTTACGATGATATCGAACTGGCAGATACCTTTTTAGTTACTGGAGCAAATCCTGCTTGGTGCCATCCTATTCTTTTCAGACGATTAGAAAAACACAAAGAGAAAAATCCGAAAACTAAAATCATTTGCATTGATCCGCGAAGAACAGATACTGCCGTTTTCTCTGATTTGCATTTGCAGATTATTCCAGGTTCAGATATTATTTTATATCATGCCATTGCCAAACGTATTATCGAAAAAGGCTACGTAGATCATGATTTTGTTAAAAATCACGCAGAAAATTTCAAACAATATAAAGACTTAGTTTTAGGAACTTCCCTTGAAAAAGCTTCAAAACTTTGCGGCATTTCAGTTCCCGACATCAAACTCGCAGCTGATATTATCGGAAAAGCAAAAGGATTTATTTCGCTTTGGGCAATGGGATTAAATCAAAGTGCGGTTGGAGTTGATAAAAATACAGCTTTACTGAATTTGTCTTTATTGACGGGACAAGTAGGAAAACCAGGTTCTGGGCCATTTTCATTAACAGGTCAACCCAATGCAATGGGCGGACGCGAAGTTGGCGGCATGGCAACACTTTTAGCAGCGCATAAAGACATTGCAAATCCAACGCACAGAAAAGAAGTAGCCGACTTTTGGGGAGTCAACGAAATTTCAGATAAACCGGGTTTAACGGCAACAGAAATGTTTGAAGCCTTAGAATCTGGAAAAATGAAGGCCGTTTGGATTATCTGCACCAATCCGTTAGTGAGTTTACCCGATTCTAGAAGAGCCGAAAAAGCACTTCAAAATGCTAAATTCGTAGTCGTTCAAGATATTTCCCATAATGCAGACACAGCAAAATTTGCCGATTTATTATTGCCTGCTGCGGGTTGGTTAGAGAAAGAAGGAACAATGACAAATTCGGAACGTCGTATTTCTTATCTACCAAAAGGAATTAATCCCCCGGGAGAAGCACTTCCAGATATTGAAATTTTGATTCGTTTTGCTAAAAAAATGAATTTCAACGGATTCAATTTCAATAGCGCCGAAGAAGTTTATAAAGAACATTGTGCGCTTACCAAAAACACTAATATTGATATTTCATTCTTAAATTATAATCGTTTAAAAAGCGAAGGAACTTTCCAATGGCCTGTTCCAGAATACAATCATCCAGGAACTCCACGATTATTTACAGATAAAAAATTCTATACGCCATCTGGAAAAGCAATTTTTAATCTCCCTGTTTCTATTGAAAATACATCGGTGCAACCAAATGCCGAATTCCCTTTTATTTTAACCACAGGAAGAATCCGTGATCAATGGCATACGATGACTAAAACTGGAAAAGTATCGCGTTTGTTAACTCATATTCCAAGTCCCGTTTTAGAAATAAATCCGATTGATGCTTTTAAAAACGATATTAAAAATGGAGATATTGTAACCGTTAGCAGTAAAAACGGAGAAGTTCGCGTAAAAGCAAAAGTCACAGATTCAATCAAAGAAAAAGTAGTTTTCCTGCCAATGCATTGGGGAAAACAGCTTGAAAATGATTTAAACAGAACCAATAATCTAACAAATACTGTTGTTGATCCAATTTCAAAAGAACCTGATTTTAAGTTCACAACAGTTTCGATTAAAAAATACGTTAAACCATTTCAAAAAATTGCCATTGTTGGCGCTGGAGCGGCTTCGTTTCGATTCATTCAAAATTATCGAGAATTCAATTCTACAGATGAAATCATTGTTTTTTCGAATGAAATAAATCCGTTTTACAATCGCGTTTTGCTTCCAGAATACATGACGGGTGAATTTACTTGGGAACAACTTTTAAAAGTCAAAGACGGCGAAACTTTCAATAAATTGAAAATCACCATGAAAGCTGGAGTTTCTATTGATAAAATAGATACTAAATTAAAAACGATTACTGACAGTGAAGGCAATACACACCGTTTCGATTCGCTAATTATGGCAACAGGAAGCCGTCCTTTTGTACCTGAAAATGCACAGCTTCATCTTCCTGGACGTTTTACAGTTAGAAGAAAAGAAGATGCCGATCGTTTGAAAAAACATTTAGACAGCACCAATCTTCCACCAGAAGAACAGCATGTTGTTATTATTGGCGGTGGATTATTAGGATTAGAATTGGCGGCAGCTTTAAAACATAAAAAAGTAAAAACTACCATTATTCAGCGTGCTTCTCGTTTGATGGAACGTCAATTGGATAGAATTTCAAGCAAATTATTAGCAGAAGAAGTACAGATTCGAGACATTCAGATTTATTTTGATAATGAAGTCAGCACTGTTTTTGAAACCGATAATCCGAATGAAATTGAAATTGCTTTAAAAAGCGGTAAAATCATTACGGCAAATGCGATTGTCTATACAATTGGAACGATTCCAAACATCGAAATTGCTCGCGAAAGCGGTTTGGCATGTGGCCGAGGCGTAAAAGTAAATCAGTATTTACAAACTTCAAATCCAGATATTTTTGCAATTGGAGAAATAGCAGAATTCGAAAACAAGCTTTTCGGAATCACTTCTGCTGCCGAAGAACAAGCTAATATTTTGGCAAATTTCCTTGCGGGCGATATCAGCAGTTATTATAAAGGTTCGATTTTAATGAACATCTTAAAATTAGAAGACATAAATCTTTGCAGCATTGGCGATTTGACCATTCCAGAAAATGATGATTCATACGAAGAGATTGTTTTTACCGATTTGAAAAAACATTATTACAAAAAATGCATAGTAAAAGATGATTTATTAGTCGGTGCGATTTTAATGGGCGATAAAAATGAGTTTGCCGAATTCAAAACCATGATCGAAAGCAAAATCGAATTATCAGACAAACGAAATACACTTTTAAGAGGAAGCTCAAACGCAAAACCGGTTTTAGGAAAATTGGTTTGCTCTTGTAGTCAAGTTGGAGCTGGAAACATCGAAGAAACCATCAAAAGCGGCGTAAACGATTTCACCGAATTATGCAAAAATACAGGCGCCGGATTAGGTTGCGGAAGCTGTAAAACTGAAGTAAAAGAGATATTGGCGAAGTGTAAATGA
- a CDS encoding Crp/Fnr family transcriptional regulator encodes MKEESICYDCANENCFIKKHLHLEQMKHYVSKKQSFICKKSQPFITEGAPLQGLFFICKGKAKTVKTGINGREQIVRLTTNGDTIGFRGFGTSKRYLIGAYALEDTVLCNFSNETMTEILQNIPEFTYAMMLFYAEELNKSENNIRKIAHMNVRERVIDLLLYIHRKFGQADGLIDIELSRKEIADFAGTTEEQAIRILSSLKKDALIKTEGKRLGILEVSTLRSEIMEHKYF; translated from the coding sequence ATGAAAGAGGAATCTATTTGTTATGATTGTGCCAATGAAAATTGTTTCATCAAAAAGCACTTGCATTTGGAGCAAATGAAGCATTATGTTTCTAAGAAACAAAGTTTTATCTGCAAAAAATCACAGCCATTTATTACGGAAGGAGCGCCTTTACAGGGACTTTTCTTTATTTGTAAAGGGAAAGCCAAAACGGTAAAAACAGGAATTAATGGTCGTGAACAAATCGTTCGTTTAACGACAAATGGCGATACAATTGGTTTCCGCGGATTCGGAACGAGCAAGCGTTATTTGATTGGAGCTTATGCTTTGGAAGATACTGTTTTGTGTAATTTCAGTAATGAAACTATGACCGAAATTTTACAAAATATTCCTGAATTTACATATGCTATGATGTTGTTTTATGCTGAAGAATTGAATAAAAGTGAAAATAATATTCGAAAGATTGCGCATATGAATGTCCGTGAACGTGTGATTGATTTACTGCTTTATATTCATCGTAAATTCGGACAGGCAGATGGTTTAATTGATATTGAGCTTTCGCGAAAGGAAATCGCAGACTTTGCAGGAACTACAGAAGAACAGGCAATTCGCATTTTATCAAGTCTCAAAAAAGATGCTTTGATTAAAACAGAAGGGAAACGTCTAGGGATTTTAGAGGTTTCAACGCTTCGATCTGAGATTATGGAGCATAAATATTTTTAG